The sequence below is a genomic window from Acetivibrio clariflavus DSM 19732.
GAGATAGCTGCCGAATATGAAATTCATCCTAATCAGCTAAGTCGCTGGAAGGCAGAATTTATAAGCAATGCAGGCAGAGTTTTCAGTAAGGAAACTGATGAAGTAGAGAAGGTCAAACAGTCGTATGAGAAGGAGAAGGACGAACTGCTTAAGCAAATTGGCCAACTTTCATATGAAGTTGCCTGGCTTAAAAAAAAATCTGGCCGACTCTAAGTCCCGGGAAGACCGCATGAAGATGATTGAGAGAGAAGAAAAGAAATTAAGCATAAAAAGGCAAGCTGAACTGTTAGGTATTAATCGTACAAGCCTTTACTACAAGCCAGTACCGGTAACAGATGAGGAATATCTAATAAAACGTATTATTGATGAGGTATACACGGTTCATCCGGAATATGGCTATCGCAGGATGACAAATATCCTACACCGGGATTACCACATACAAATCAATAGGAAGCGTACACGGCGATATATGAGGGAAATGGGGATTCACGGTTTCTGTCCCGGGCCTAATCTTAGCAGACGTCTGCATAACAAATATTTGTACCCGTATTTGCTAAGAGACTTAAATATAGATCATCCCAACCAGGTATGGTCTATAGACATAACATATTGCCGTCTTAAACGTGGATTTATGTATATGGTAGCTATAATAGACTGGTATTCCCGGTATATTGTTGGATTTGAGTTATCAAATACTTTAGATAGGACATTTGTATTAGAAGCGATAAAAAAGGCAATCAAACGATATGGTAAACCTGAAATTATGAACAGCGATCAAGGTAAACAGTTTGCCAGTGAGGATTACATAAAATTACTAAAGAGTAATAATATAAAAATTTCAATGGATGGGAAAGGACGAGCCTTGGATAATCAAAGGATAGAGCGTTTTTTTCGAACTTACAAGTGGGAGATGCTTTATCATGAAGATTGTGAAACGGGTCAGCAACTTCGGCAAAAAACGAGGGAATATATTGAATATTATAACAACAAGAGACCACATCAGTCACTAGGCTATAAAACGCCGTCAGAATATTATTTTGGGATTAACAAAGAGATTAAGGCAGTAGTATAAAACCTTGGGGCTCTGCCCCAAACCCCGTCCTCGCCGGAAGGCAGCCGGTCTGTCATAACAGACCGGGAATCAAAAGGATATATAACCATTGGATGTCAAGGGGCAAGATGAACTCGCATATGCTCGCCCTTGACATCCATCCGACAGAGTACCTTAAGGTAGATATTATACAAAAACATAGAAAGGAGAATCTAACTTAGAAAAGCTAAAAATTTGTCTTGACAATGGGGGTCATTATAATGGTTTCATACCGGTTCTTATGGTTGATACTGAAACTGACAAATATTATAGAGTTACAGAAACAGGGTTATGGCTTATTTTGCCATATGATAAAGAAAACTAATTGATTCAGATTGATGCGCTAGTTTTGTTTACGAGTAGATATTGCAATTTTGAATGGAAGAGTTTAGAGGATTTATTTAAATAACGTGGAAAGCTTTTAATGAAATTATATCGATATGATATGTAATGTAGCGAAATGGAGGTGATTTTAGTGAAAAGAGCGATAAAAGAATTGGCATATCAGCTTGGGGCTGATGTTTGCGGTGTTGGAAGCATAGACAGGTTTGAAAATGCACCTACGGGTTTTTCACCTCTTGATTTATTTGATAAGTGCAAGTCTGTTATAGCACTGGGAGTAGCTTTACCTAAAGCATTATATGAAGTTTCGCCCAGATTGCTGTATGGTCACTTTAATAGTAAAATATGCTCTATTCTTGATGACATTGAATTGAAGTTTGCTAAAGAATTAGAAAAGAGATATAACTGTCTTGCTGTTCCGGTTCCTTGTGATACACCTTATGAGTATTGGGATGCGGAAAACATGACTGCAAAAGGACTGATTTCGATGAGTCACACAGCTGTCCTATGCGGACTTGGTTCTATCGGAAAAAGTTCATTGCTCATCAATCCTGAATATGGAAACCGTCTTACAATAGGAACTGTACTTACTGATCTGGAATTGGAATCGGATGATTTACAGCCGGATTTGTGTATTGATGGATGCAGTAAATGTATCGATAATTGCCCTGTGCAGGCGATTGCAGATAAGAGAGTCAATCAAAAGCTTTGCCGCCAGAATATTTTTGGGAAAACAGCCAGAGGCTTTGATACTGTTAATTGCAACAAATGCCGTACCAAATGTCCTATGAGATTCGGAATAACAAAGTCAAAATAAGTGTTGTATTGAATAAGTACAAATAACTAGCCGACCTGGGACTTAGTTTTAGGTCGGCTTTTTGAAGTTGATGGCTAATTCTGATATAAAGCAAATCTGAATTATTTCTTGTCAGAATGATTCGAATTCAGATATTACTGTAATGGAGCCTGAAAATTTTGTGCCTGCTGTTGTTGGATCTTCTGTCTGCCTTTCTCAGTATGCTCAGCCTCTTTTGGACAAATCATATAAAGTAGCTGTTGTAGTTCGCCAACATGCTGTCTTTCTTCATCAGCTATATGATAAAGAACTTTTTTCACGCGTTCATCATTTGTTGCCATTGCGTGAGCCTCATATCCGATAATGGCTTCTAGCTCATCAGCAATATTGATTCGCAGAGCCTGAGCTAATTCTTCATTAGACATTTGCCGTGGTACATTTGCTATAAAGGGATTTCCTAAAAGTGCCATATTAACACATCCTTTATTGAATTTCTGGTTTAGTTATTTTTTGAAGCTTTTCAAAATTTTATACTAGCATCGGCATACATTTATTGAAGCAATAATTAGGTGGGGTGTGTGCAATCTATATTTATATTAGGGGAAAGCACATTGATGCCATACAGGTTAGTTTTTTACCGCACCTTTCTTTGTACTGTACATATAATATTATGAAGACATTGAATCAGATGAAATGTGCATTTAAATATAGGGAAGTGATATTATGAAAAGACTCGATACAGATAAGTTGTATGTAGATTTCAGAGCTGGTGTTACAATGACTCAGCCTATAATAGGGCGTAAATATACATTAACGCACTCAGATATAACTGCAGACCTCTTTCTCGCCATAGGTCTGCAGTTTGCATATGATAAGGTAAATGCCATGAGAGATGAAGTGCTTGCAGAATGGAGAACTAATAATGGATTTCCGTTCTTGTATGTGTATGTATATGTAGATGGTCAGTTTGATCCGGCAGTAGCTGCTAAGCGTATTGAAATTTTTAAGCGTGAGCTGCCCTTAGCTTTGGAAGCTATCCGGTATGGGGATAGAAGATTATTTGCAGCTCACCCTGAGTTGGACAAAGCCCCGATATGGATACATTTTGGCTCAGCAAACCTGGAGTACAACTGGTTCGAGAACTGGGGAACTCCTAAAGATTATATGTAAGATGGAATATTATTAAAACTAGCATTCTATGTATTTTTGATTTATATATAGAAAGCTGAACTTAATATTTTCTACTGGCACTTTTGGTATTAGTGACTATGCTCTTCTTCAGCATCTTTTTTTATTTTGACGATGGGTGATGTTTTTCACAGATATATGATAACCAGGTAATAAAATCTAAGATTGCAAACTTTTTATCTGTAACATATTTTATTCCTCCCATATAATTATAAATGTAACAAGGCTACAGCATTTTCTCCTTTCTAAAAAATATTTGGTGAGGCTACTAGAAAATGCGATTACCTTTTACAAAAGGCTAAGGGGGTTCTTCCATCTATAATCATTGGGTGAGCTTAGAAACCCCGCTACCCTTTAAAATGGAGGAATATATGAACAAAATTTATTTAAGAAGAAAGAATAAAATAATAATCAATACCGGACTGGCGTCCACTCCAAACACAAGGGAAGTTGCTACAATTCTGAAGAATATTGAAAGTCTTGGATATACTTTTTTTAAGAAATTGGTTACGATTGTACTGCCTGGAATTCTAACAATTAAGTTGCACCAACAGGTATAGCTTTAATAATACCCAGCAAAAAACTCCTCAGAATGGCAAAGTCAATAGAATCAACTTCGCCATTACGATTTAAATCAGCTGACTTTATACCGTATTCATAGGGAAACTCTTTGCTATACCCAAGTAAATAGATTTTTAGTAAAGCAAAGTCTATTGAATTGACAAGTTTATCACCATTCAAATCTCCGTAAATATAGGGAGTACTCCGAACCATGGTTATTCCTAAATAATCAATATTAGGACTACCATCAGTTGCTTTTGATGTAACTCTGATAGTATTAGTCCCTTTATTAAGGTCGGCCGTAATAGTTTGGCTTTTCAAAGTTGTCCAATCTCCTGTGGTATTGAAGTCCAAGATTCCTAACACATTTCCGTTAACTTCAATTTCCATAGGTCTATTATCTGTACTTCCATTTACATATCTGAAATTAAGTATAGCAGTACCTTCGTAAGGAGCACTTACAGTCCACTCAATGTAACTTCCGCTTTCATTATAAAAGTCTACATAACCTATGCCCGAATAATTAGCATTTGCGCTTTTGATAACTGTATTATATATGTAGGAATCCTCTGCCTCGCAGATTGTTTCTGCCGATGGATCTATCAAAAACACTGTATGCTTGGGCGTAGATAATTCTTGAATTCTGTTCTCGGTAACAGCTATTCTATAATAATTATCAAGAGATTGAATTTGATCTTTCGGAGCAAACAATAAATAAGCAGATTTTATTGCATTATTAGTGTTATCCAATAAAACTTTTAGCAATTCTAAATCTGAAATCAATGAGGCGGCTTCCGCATTTTCAGGAAGTTTATCTAGTGCATTAATTACGGAAATTATTGAGTTTTCTCTTTCTAATTTTTGATTAAGCCAGTCAATATTACCCCAAATCAGAACTGTACCATCTTGTTTTCAGCTAATGAATGCATATCTCCTGCATCAATTAACTTTATATTTTCAGCATTATCAGGGATAGAGCACTGACGCTCATAATTCCGTCCCCATGCTATTATTGTACCATCTTTCTTTAGAGCAAGAGAATGATATGATACGGCACTGATTGCAACGATATCGTTAACATTTTGTGGTATTTTGCACTGATTGTCGCTGTCATCTCCCCAAGCAACAACGGTGCCATCATCCTTTAGTGCCAGTGAATGTTTTGCACCCGCACTGATTGCTATTACATGACTTTTTGCTTCAAGAGGAACATTGCACTCACCATATGTATTAGTTCCCCATGCTATTACTGAACCATCATTTTTTAATGCCAGAGAATGATTTATACCAGCGGAAATAGCGATTACATCACTTTTTGCTTCTGAAGGAACTTCGTAGGAACTATCCCAACTTACTACTGAGCCGTCCGTTTTTAATGCCAAAGAATGTCCGCCTGCAGAAATAGCTTTAACTTTGCTTTTAAACTCTGAGGGCATATTATATGTATTCTTAGATCCCCAGGATACAACGGAACCGTCAGCACTTAATGCAAGGGAATGGGTCAATCCGGCAGATATGTCTATAAATTTGCCTACAGGAGGATAACATTGATTCAAATTGTTACTACCCCAAGCTATAATTTCTCCATCCTTATCGAGTACAAGAGAAAAACTTCCTCCTGCAGAAATCTTATTAACCAATGGTGAATACTTCATTGTATCATTGGCAAAAACGTTTATTGCACTAATTGAATTAACAAATAATGATATAAGAGTAATAAATAAAAGACTTTTTAAACTTTTTTTATCCTTAACATATAAAACTCCTCTTTTAATAGTAATAAATTGTACCTATTAATAGAATATCATACAAGTTATACCAGATTAATAAGATATCATATTTAGAAGCAGAACTCAAGAATATAAACTGTTAATTATGCACCAGACAATGTTGACAAATTACTGTTTTTTCTGTATTGTCCACTTATAGATTAACAGAACTTTTTTTGATAACAAGCTGGGTAAAATTTTGAACATATTGGTTTATGACTTTATGATCAATATCTACTTTACATAAAAGAAGAATCTGTTAAAGTTTGATGACATAGAAAATTTTTAAAGTAATATAACCAGAAAATAGGTATAATAGTAGGAAGCATGGGATACTGATACAAATACTGCAACTTAAGATTTCAAAAAATGGTTATTATGTTATGAATGAGCTGTTGCACTAAGAAATTTAGTGTAGCAGCTCTTTTATATCTAAAAACAAAATCTAGACTTCGAAAATTCCGGATTTTGGTGTAAAATATATTTATGCCACTAAATAATTTAATACATAAAGATTATACCATTAGTGGTGAGTTCTATCAGTTAAAATTAC
It includes:
- a CDS encoding IS3 family transposase (programmed frameshift) gives rise to the protein MKTRRKFTPEEKAKIVIEVLREEKTLNEIAAEYEIHPNQLSRWKAEFISNAGRVFSKETDEVEKVKQSYEKEKDELLKQIGQLSYEVAWLKKNLADSKSREDRMKMIEREEKKLSIKRQAELLGINRTSLYYKPVPVTDEEYLIKRIIDEVYTVHPEYGYRRMTNILHRDYHIQINRKRTRRYMREMGIHGFCPGPNLSRRLHNKYLYPYLLRDLNIDHPNQVWSIDITYCRLKRGFMYMVAIIDWYSRYIVGFELSNTLDRTFVLEAIKKAIKRYGKPEIMNSDQGKQFASEDYIKLLKSNNIKISMDGKGRALDNQRIERFFRTYKWEMLYHEDCETGQQLRQKTREYIEYYNNKRPHQSLGYKTPSEYYFGINKEIKAVV
- a CDS encoding epoxyqueuosine reductase — translated: MKRAIKELAYQLGADVCGVGSIDRFENAPTGFSPLDLFDKCKSVIALGVALPKALYEVSPRLLYGHFNSKICSILDDIELKFAKELEKRYNCLAVPVPCDTPYEYWDAENMTAKGLISMSHTAVLCGLGSIGKSSLLINPEYGNRLTIGTVLTDLELESDDLQPDLCIDGCSKCIDNCPVQAIADKRVNQKLCRQNIFGKTARGFDTVNCNKCRTKCPMRFGITKSK
- a CDS encoding demethoxyubiquinone hydroxylase family protein → MALLGNPFIANVPRQMSNEELAQALRINIADELEAIIGYEAHAMATNDERVKKVLYHIADEERQHVGELQQLLYMICPKEAEHTEKGRQKIQQQQAQNFQAPLQ
- a CDS encoding staygreen family protein; its protein translation is MKRLDTDKLYVDFRAGVTMTQPIIGRKYTLTHSDITADLFLAIGLQFAYDKVNAMRDEVLAEWRTNNGFPFLYVYVYVDGQFDPAVAAKRIEIFKRELPLALEAIRYGDRRLFAAHPELDKAPIWIHFGSANLEYNWFENWGTPKDYM
- a CDS encoding dockerin type I domain-containing protein, which codes for MISDLELLKVLLDNTNNAIKSAYLLFAPKDQIQSLDNYYRIAVTENRIQELSTPKHTVFLIDPSAETICEAEDSYIYNTVIKSANANYSGIGYVDFYNESGSYIEWTVSAPYEGTAILNFRYVNGSTDNRPMEIEVNGNVLGILDFNTTGDWTTLKSQTITADLNKGTNTIRVTSKATDGSPNIDYLGITMVRSTPYIYGDLNGDKLVNSIDFALLKIYLLGYSKEFPYEYGIKSADLNRNGEVDSIDFAILRSFLLGIIKAIPVGAT
- a CDS encoding RCC1 domain-containing protein — its product is MVNKISAGGSFSLVLDKDGEIIAWGSNNLNQCYPPVGKFIDISAGLTHSLALSADGSVVSWGSKNTYNMPSEFKSKVKAISAGGHSLALKTDGSVVSWDSSYEVPSEAKSDVIAISAGINHSLALKNDGSVIAWGTNTYGECNVPLEAKSHVIAISAGAKHSLALKDDGTVVAWGDDSDNQCKIPQNVNDIVAISAVSYHSLALKKDGTIIAWGRNYERQCSIPDNAENIKLIDAGDMHSLAENKMVQF